ATGGAATCGAAATCGCCGTCGTAATGCTCGGCGTCGATCGGTACGTATTCTTTCTGGCAGATCATGGCCAGCCAGTAGTTTTCCGTGGCCCAGATGTGCAGCAAAGTGGCGCGGATACTGCTGAAGCTGGAAGGTACCATGATATTCATATTGTCTTCCGGCTTCGTGCGCAGCCAGCTGGCCAGCGTGGTATTGGCCCAGTGGTTATAGGAGGCGTAGTCCTGCAGGAGGGTGGATACGGTAAGAGCGGGAGCGGCGGTTGCGAAAGTGGTTTGCATGTGAATGGTTTTTTTGTTTGTTGATTCAAAGATCCTATCGGAAAATGACAACCCTGTGTCAGCAGCAAATAAGGAAAAAAGATTTTTTCCTGCTGACATAAGGTTGTCACCACCCATGATTTGCTTTGTGACAACAAACAAAAAAATTCACCATCATGAACACTACTATCCAGGCTGCCGCCTCCGTACTGACCCCCGAACAGATCCGTTTCCACTGGCAAGGCCACCGCGGGCTTACCCGCCGCGTGATCGACGCATTTCCCGAAAAGGAATTGTATGAATACAGCATCGGCGGCATGCGCCCGTTTGCCACGCAGGCCATGGAGCTGGCGCTGATTGCCGCCAAAGGGCTCAACGGGTTCCTGACCGACAATTGGAACGACGCGACCACCGATTCGATCTCCGGCCGCGTAAAAGATTACACGCCTCCCGCCACCAAAGCGGAGTTGCTGCAGCTGTGGGATGATATCACCGCGGAAATCGACCGCGTATGGCCGCAGATCCCGGTGGAGCGCTGGAATGAAGTGGTTAATGCTTTCGGTTACGGCGAGCAGCCTATGTACGGATCATGGTTTTACTTCCTCGACAACGAAAACCATCACCGTGGACAGGGGTATGTATACCTCCGTTCCCTCGGCATTGAGCCTCCTCCGTTCTGGGACCGTTACTAAGCCATTGTAACCATGTTGTAACAGGAGAAGCCCCCGTCCGGGGGCTTCTTTGCTATTTGCAGTAAGCCGTTTGCGAACAGGACCGGATCACGGCGGGTAATCTGCATTTCCGGCAGCGCCATCATATCCTCCACTTCCAACCGCAACGTATCCCGCGGAATGCGCGGGATATTTTCCTTATTGCCTTTATAGATGCCAGACTGCGGATCAGGCGCAGCCGGCGTAAGTATAATGCCCCAACCCGCATTCGCCGGCACCCGCACGGTGATCGTCGCATCTATGGGTCCGGAACGGAGCAATATGGGCGTGTAACTTTAGGGACATGAACGTTGGAGGGAATAGGAAATGAATGTTTGATTTCGCTTCAATGTAACTGTTTTGAAACGGGGTGGGAGCGAAGAATGTTACATTTTTTTAGATATTGGTCTGGTAAAACCCATCAGACCATGCAGCTCCGACCGATTTTCCTTTTACTGGCGATATTTTCGCTGTTGACGCAAGCCCTCCGTGCCCAGGAGCCTCCGCTGCACGTGGCGGTGGCTGGCATTTCGCACGGCCATTCCGGCTGGATTCTCGGGCGCACGGGTAAAACCGACGTGATCGTGGCCGGGATCTGGGAGCCGGATACGGCCCTCGCGGCTAAGGCGCAACGCCAATACAAGCTGCCCGCCAGCCTTTTTTATACCAATCTCCCCGCCATGCTTGATGCCGTGAAGCCTGAAGCCGTGCTGGCATTCGGGTCGGTATATGCGCACCTGGAGGTAACAGAAGCCGCCGCGCCCCGGGGGATCCATGTAATGGTGGAGAAACCGCTTGCCGCCAACCTGGGCCATGCCCGGAAAATGGAAGCCCTGGCCCGGAAGCACCGCATCCATCTGCTCACCAATTACGAGACCAGCTGGTATCCCTCCGTGCATACCTCGCTCCGGCTCGCGGCCGACAGCAACCAGGCCGGAACCATCCGCATGGCGCGCTTCAACCACGGCCACCAGGGCCCTAAAGAGATCGGCTGCGGCCCCGAATTCCTCGCCTGGCTCACCGATCCCGTGCTGAACGGCGCCGGCGCACTCAACGATTTCGGTTGCTATGGCGCCAACATTATGACGGCCCTCATGCGCGACCGGGCGCCTGTCTCCGTTTCCGCCGTAACCCGGCGGTTCAAGCCCGACGTGTACCCAAAAGTGGACGACGACGCCACCATCGTTGTGGATTATCCCGGCGCGCAAGCCGTGATACAGGCTTCGTGGAACTGGACCTTCAACCGCAAAGACATGGAGGTCTACGGCGACAAAGCCTCCCTTTCCGCCCCGGACGCCGCCACCCTCATCACCCGCGGCCCCAACGGCCGCCCGCAGGAGCGTAAAGTGACGCCGGAAGAAGCCAAAGTCTACACCGATCCCTTCGTGTACCTGGCGGCGGTAGTGCGTGGCAAAGAAACCGTAGCTCCCTGGAGCCTCTATTCCCTGGAGAATAATGTGATGGTGGTACGCATCCTGGAAGCGGCGAAAATCTCCGCCAAAATAGGAAAATCCGTCCGCCCCTGATATTGAGGCACGACATTTGCCCGGGCTTCTTCAAATGTTAACAATTCCTCTGCGGAAATTGTAATAGTATTGGATAAAATGCAGCACATGGAACCCAACGATCAACCGGAAAAGCCAGTCATTTCTACTAAGGTGGACGCTTTCTTTTTAAGCGTCTACGATATCTTCCGGTTTATCAGCCGCTTTTTTCGTGAAGTGCTGCGCCCGCCGCTGGAAGTGCAGGAGTTCATCCGGCAATGTTTTATGGTCGGGTATAAGTCACTCGCGCTGATCAGCCTCACCGGATTTATCACCGGCCTCGTATTTACCAAGCAAAGCCGCCCTTCGCTGGCGGAATTCGGCGCCACCTCGTGGTTGCCTTCCCTCATTTCCATCGCCGTAATACGCGCGCTGGCGCCGCTTGTAACCGCGCTCATCTGCGCGGGTAAGGTAGGCTCCAGCATCGGTGCCGAACTGGCGTCCATGAAAGTGACGGAGCAGATCGACGCTATGGAGGTGTCGGCCATCAATCCGTTCAAATACCTTGTGGTGACGCGGATCCTGGCCTGTACCGTCTGCCTGCCGCTCCTCATGTCTTACACGGCGCTCGTAGGCATGATGGGGTCGTTCCTCGACATCCACCTCAACGAACAAACGAGCATCACCGCCTTCTTCGCCAAGGCTTTCGCCAATATTTCCTTCCTCGACCTGTTCTCCTCGCTGTTCAAATCCGTTTGTTTCGGGTTCACGATCGGCGTGGTGAGCTGCTACCAGGGCTTCAACGCCTCGCAGGGCACTACAGGCGTGGGCAAGGCGGCCAACGTGGCGGTGGTGATTTCCATGTTCCTGATAT
Above is a genomic segment from Chitinophaga pollutisoli containing:
- a CDS encoding Gfo/Idh/MocA family oxidoreductase, which translates into the protein MQLRPIFLLLAIFSLLTQALRAQEPPLHVAVAGISHGHSGWILGRTGKTDVIVAGIWEPDTALAAKAQRQYKLPASLFYTNLPAMLDAVKPEAVLAFGSVYAHLEVTEAAAPRGIHVMVEKPLAANLGHARKMEALARKHRIHLLTNYETSWYPSVHTSLRLAADSNQAGTIRMARFNHGHQGPKEIGCGPEFLAWLTDPVLNGAGALNDFGCYGANIMTALMRDRAPVSVSAVTRRFKPDVYPKVDDDATIVVDYPGAQAVIQASWNWTFNRKDMEVYGDKASLSAPDAATLITRGPNGRPQERKVTPEEAKVYTDPFVYLAAVVRGKETVAPWSLYSLENNVMVVRILEAAKISAKIGKSVRP
- a CDS encoding DinB family protein; this translates as MNTTIQAAASVLTPEQIRFHWQGHRGLTRRVIDAFPEKELYEYSIGGMRPFATQAMELALIAAKGLNGFLTDNWNDATTDSISGRVKDYTPPATKAELLQLWDDITAEIDRVWPQIPVERWNEVVNAFGYGEQPMYGSWFYFLDNENHHRGQGYVYLRSLGIEPPPFWDRY
- a CDS encoding ABC transporter permease, whose product is MEPNDQPEKPVISTKVDAFFLSVYDIFRFISRFFREVLRPPLEVQEFIRQCFMVGYKSLALISLTGFITGLVFTKQSRPSLAEFGATSWLPSLISIAVIRALAPLVTALICAGKVGSSIGAELASMKVTEQIDAMEVSAINPFKYLVVTRILACTVCLPLLMSYTALVGMMGSFLDIHLNEQTSITAFFAKAFANISFLDLFSSLFKSVCFGFTIGVVSCYQGFNASQGTTGVGKAANVAVVISMFLIFIEEIVIVQIINSIR
- a CDS encoding DinB family protein codes for the protein MQTTFATAAPALTVSTLLQDYASYNHWANTTLASWLRTKPEDNMNIMVPSSFSSIRATLLHIWATENYWLAMICQKEYVPIDAEHYDGDFDSIIDGLLETSERLVAFTDTLEEDAATGELFYDSPWVKGFRPLVQYGLHVFNHSTYHRGQIVTIGRGIGYKDAPMTDFNFYNFFAK